Proteins from a single region of Theileria parva strain Muguga chromosome 1, complete sequence, whole genome shotgun sequence:
- the Ube4b gene encoding Ubiquitin elongating factor core family protein — MTQNVNKPTIIHKLIQNSLNVTIKKSERQQNLLNQPEHPRHYVGHLYGRISGITDTENKYLNVEDLDDVVRSIVYLSILHNKNVLVDLNDSYTRTANEISKINKSGVNNEILGSLNENTNSTGSLKSELLLVLEKVQSFLISNASILMSFPEYFTITDIISENEIKKAYLNVSDERVLFEMFLDYGTSTHNVTFLQKLVAEMWETDENVSKEVFINIFGSLRKRLILRTLKSNASSEAKLLTELFAYKPLVELFLYNVVPVELYHEMGLSSGVKIELTSFFGRFLGVTTLDEEQYEVSKLLGIKQLYEGAKVDRTSDFYGKKDLNHLKSVFNSKRFESEHSMNNFVQLVKVILKVDSRVRNRFLSVMGRFISFNTNRKKMYGLTHIETPPISFDEMYFRRLVLLPDNSFGFCVNFTWLLLLLAQGITIPKSDEIDPSYCQAVNLINQELEGLENESNEDSEAVADKVQDLGEMEKEMNKILGFLATASCMGDENQVKSSLKLLKSNPSDLYNSKFITQIFWLTLKSLNMMFLPSLQENLKILNKTLEYANSSSNLGINDDKLANYISYVYVWRTALQHPSLLKALWHYVHISFRLFLRCFLLYDKEGNVKSDYKGLYDTSSNKFGPMVEKYCDKVLTADAGVSSPQFTVLPVDLIENVLDLIKNMTILKHYDHYIKPNDTDPLEFMDFELVVTVCIFIMKCPNNVIKNIHIKCDMACSTILYLCKFSKDSVSRFETINVCKLHLMDALVRTFISSQKSNYNTRISSRLNIIQSFTQFFVLESYRKNFVTCIISKKDLFIQFMHLLLNDTNFLIEEVVSYLTEIRRREIAGISLDEAATEDQQSGENNENAEDQYVQEGAIDANQLRSMAGPELKGRTRSFVEYGFEICLLLHILCSEFPSDITSSSVLLPQVVTCLGCCLESLAGPKCLQLKVKNMDEYGFKPKEWLSKIMQCYISLYEHNDSDEVTPFVKAVVNDERYYKPEIFNRCIRFSTREMFLNYRNIKSFNNLSNKLLEYAKQTSMLYDNAVTDEIPENYLDPIMMDIMEDPVLLPTSGKIMDRKNIERHLMSESTDPFTRAPLERDQLIEQPELKEEISTFLKSLIKSNSTST; from the coding sequence atgacTCAAAATGTCAATAAACCAACAATTATTCACAAATTGATTCAAAATTCACTAAATGTTACGATAAAAAAATCGGAAAGACAACAGAATCTACTGAACCAACCAGAACATCCCAGACATTACGTTGGTCACCTTTATGGAAGAATTTCTGGAATTACAGATACTGAAAATAAGTATCTAAATGTAGAAGATTTGGATGATGTGGTTCGTTCCATAGTATACTTGAGTATATTACACAACAAGAATGTGCTGGTAGACTTAAACGATTCATATACAAGAACAGCTAACgaaattagtaaaattaataaaagtggagtaaataatgaaattcTTGGGAGTTTGAATGAAAACACCAACTCTACAGGTTCATTGAAGTCTGAACTCCTTCTTGTTCTGGAAAAGGTCCAGTCATTTCTGATCTCAAATGCCTCAATTTTAATGTCATTCCCTGAATACTTTACCATTACAGATATAATTAGTGAAAATGAGATAAAGAAGGCATACTTGAACGTATCAGATGAGAGAGTATTATTTGAAATGTTCCTAGACTATGGAACATCTACACATAATgtcacatttttacaaaagtTGGTTGCTGAGATGTGGGAAACAGACGAGAATGTAAGTAAAGAAGTCTTCATAAATATCTTTGGATCTCTGAGGAAAAGATTAATCCTTAGAACACTAAAATCCAACGCTTCAAGTGAAGCTAAATTGTTAACGGAGCTGTTTGCTTACAAACCATTAGTGGAACTTTTCCTTTATAATGTAGTACCAGTTGAGTTGTACCATGAAATGGGTCTTTCATCAGGGGTTAAAATAGAGCTAACTTCGTTTTTTGGAAGATTTCTAGGAGTTACAACCCTGGACGAAGAACAATATGAAGTGTCTAAACTGCTTGGTATTAAACAACTATATGAAGGAGCAAAAGTGGATAGAACAAGTGACTTTTATGGAAAAAAGGATCTCAATCACCTAAAGTCAGTGTTTAATTCTAAAAGATTCGAAAGCGAACACTCAATGAATAACTTTGTTCAGCTGGTAAAGGTTATTTTAAAAGTGGATTCAAGAGTGAGGAACAGGTTTTTATCGGTTATGGGAAGGTTCATATCATTTAACACTAATCGCAAGAAAATGTATGGTTTAACACATATTGAAACGCCCCCAATTTCATTTGATGAAATGTACTTTCGTAGACTAGTTTTATTACCCGATAATTCATTTGGATTCTGCGTTAACTTTACATGGCTTCTCCTGTTGCTGGCCCAGGGTATCACAATACCTAAATCTGATGAGATCGACCCTTCTTACTGCCAAGCAGTTAACTTGATAAACCAAGAATTGGAAGGTTTAGAAAATGAATCAAATGAAGATTCTGAAGCGGTAGCAGATAAGGTGCAAGACCTTGGAGAAATGGAAAAGGAAATGAACAAAATCCTTGGGTTTTTAGCAACAGCATCATGCATGGGAGATGAAAACCAAGTTAAAAGTTCATTAAAACTGCTGAAGTCTAACCCCTCTGACCTGTACAATAGTAAGTTCATAACTCAAATATTCTGGCTCACACTCAAGTCATTAAACATGATGTTTCTCCCAAGCCTGCAGGAAAACTTGAAAATACTGAACAAGACTTTAGAGTATGCAAACTCGTCGTCAAATTTGGGAATTAATGATGATAAGCTGGCAAACTACATTTCCTACGTGTATGTTTGGAGAACAGCACTACAGCACCCATCACTCCTTAAAGCTCTTTGGCACTATGTTCACATATCATTCAGACTATTTCTTCGCTGTTTTCTGTTATATGATAAGGAAGGCAATGTAAAGAGTGATTACAAAGGTTTGTATGATACTTCAAGTAATAAGTTTGGACCTATGGTGGAGAAGTACTGTGATAAGGTCCTGACCGCAGATGCTGGAGTATCATCACCTCAATTTACAGTTTTACCAGTTGACCTTATAGAAAATGTTCTagatttgataaaaaacaTGACAATTCTGAAACATTATGACCACTATATAAAGCCAAATGACACAGATCCCTTGGAGTTTATGGATTTTGAGCTGGTGGTAACGGTGTGCATATTTATAATGAAGTGCCCAAACAACGTAATTAAAAACATACACATTAAGTGTGACATGGCCTGTTCTACGATCTTATACTTGTGTAAGTTTTCAAAAGACTCAGTGTCAAGATTCGAGACCATTAACGTGTGCAAGCTACACCTGATGGACGCGCTTGTCAGGACTTTCATATCCTCACAAAAATCCAACTACAACACGAGAATTTCGTCAAGACTAAACATAATTCAAAGTTTTACTCAGTTTTTTGTTCTAGAATCATATCGGAAGAACTTTGTCACATGTATCATATCTAAGAAGGACCTGTTCATTCAGTTCATGCACCTGCTGCTAAACGACACTAACTTCCTTATCGAGGAGGTCGTCTCATACTTGACTGAGATCAGGAGACGTGAAATCGCAGGAATCTCCTTGGATGAAGCCGCTACTGAGGACCAGCAGTCTGGcgaaaataatgaaaacGCGGAAGATCAGTACGTGCAAGAGGGTGCAATTGACGCTAACCAGCTAAGGTCAATGGCAGGCCCTGAACTTAAGGGCAGAACCAGGAGTTTTGTAGAGTACGGGTTTGAGATATGTTTGCTTTTACATATTCTCTGTTCAGAGTTCCCGTCAGACATCACTAGTAGTTCAGTGCTCCTACCTCAAGTTGTTACGTGTCTGGGGTGCTGCTTGGAAAGCCTAGCTGGTCCTAAATGCCTTCAACTTAAGGTTAAAAACATGGATGAATACGGTTTTAAGCCAAAAGAGTGGCTTTCTAAGATTATGCAATGTTATATTTCACTGTATGAACACAACGACTCCGATGAGGTCACCCCCTTCGTTAAGGCTGTGGTCAATGACGAGCGTTACTACAAGCCTGAGATTTTCAACAGGTGTATAAGATTTTCCACTCGAGAAATGTTCCTCAACTACAGAAACATTAAATCATTCAATAATCTGAGCAATAAACTTCTAGAGTACGCCAAACAAACCAGCATGCTATACGACAATGCTGTAACCGATGAGATACCCGAGAACTACCTTGACCCTATAATGATGGACATTATGGAGGACCCTGTTTTATTACCAACCAGTGGCAAGATTATGGATCGCAAGAACATTGAACGCCATTTAATGTCTGAATCTACCGACCCGTTCACTCGTGCACCACTTGAGCGTGACCAGCTCATTGAGCAGCCTGAGCTCAAGGAAGAAATTTCTACTTTCCTAAAATCTTTAATCAAATCCAACTCTACTTCTACCTAA
- the rpa1 gene encoding RNA polymerase Rpb1 domain 5 protein — protein sequence MKNYESTVSTEVNGLSFSFLSSAEIKSLSCSEIKNAGRIDHESAGKSCIYDPSMGSTEIYRLCSTCNEMTNCDGHLGHINFAIPLFHPMMINSLCKLLKAVCFYCGNLRLKHRTLEKFTVLFEASQSENMRDMIILDKILSMNEEREENAAERDKIVNYLLHRLKRRERMMNKRNGNKSEFLHNHTEMKHDSNIWNEIRDRFFNEAAQLCGCSYCEGKGKVMIKPSSDLSYIEVSWHQKDNPPKLIKSLKQFIEDEYGEPDAYERWKALRSEQNDKNEEEEKMLELVNKVSEDITSSSLKSLNQTGKSVNMVHLQSFHLLPYLDELFRKESEFLNHLFPQSRLHGYKIFFMDCMGVSANRFRPPLVTADKQIVLHSRSTALLDIVMTNEFVKLLLQFKYYSEETNSNDSASDASEQLNGVNNEVKPKAGKLSLVEYLSKMNYKIDEKQLEQFDNYLKDYKDLNEAIRDQILNLQKKLSSYMDNGNPRPGIKQTMEHKTGTVRQNMLGKRVNYSARTVIAPDCFIDTNQMGMPLKFALELTVPEYVTKYNVNFLRKLVINGPKVYPGAKMLRDTNGKIYNLSALTYNERVAKAKLLLVGLSEGNATKIVYRHILDGDVVLMNRQPTLHKPGIMAHFVKILTNQKIFRLNYVNCSTYNADFDGDEMNVHLPQDYLSQSEAQLIANADCQFVVPKNGQPIRGLIQDHCQGGALLTSRDTFFTKSEFFNLVYLSFNSFISTNSLMYLSKQDLHFVEEDIKLDVQLHQLAKRLKVLSDPFSRKITNRNIKIHLDQPAILYPKQLYTGKQVITCVLKTLIDNISVGLGDGEENNKYRGINLQSKSQTPGDAWGGSYDGDKEESTIIIRNSELLQGVLDKSQFGASSYGLTHLIYELLGPRVCGMLLNSFSYLFTSFLQMRGATCSPKDFLLTETAESERNKILKRIKYTGLHLQELFISLSRNTDNSLPNTNGGHNGSVNDNQKLLDELVSDFRPFYDAVKKYVSDVKLGNLDGLDSFGSFVEVLLTLFSSISKCNDNKNVEEPVKKYMCKLIERCSKVTKLRNLLLQYFAHLPPDSNLNLVQLKFPNWLAQYSDVDKTEPKQGDSTELSSTLNKNGLTNGNNGANYKLGDSYNTCMKFYKMVCNSPRENDLLSTFDRFFQNNIVSVSSHINELVDNTVVKFPRNGFATMVSTGAKGSKVNFAMISCALSQQTLEGKRVPVMPSVRTLPCFAFGDFGSRAGGFISDRFLTGLRPQEYFFHCMSGREGLVDTCVKTAKSGYLQRCVLKAMEDVIVCYDSTVRDSNCNIIQFKYGEDGIDVCKSSYLSQLQDLQVNEIYQWSNDPKNLKSSDPDSMELDEKEDGLDNGARLYLRNCETGTYNKSSETDSNFKAYYEKCKCEPGEAVGCIAGQSIGEPATQMTLNTFHLAGHGAANVTLGIPRLIEILQNTSHCSTPYFSVPILGKNEDEIAENAENAINALRMIYLSDIVQSVGMETSVYVNKNSEKEWEYVATIQFDDFNLFRKVIGHFNTRDIVKVCSYNLLSSFMKRVMGQMIVTMDINVPFELSDKTDQLEEFWNMFVMQKQIVKRDKLSTRIRKMILASGSSNDIPKKREAEDSLESEADLMDKSDHDSHEEMDEREEKDEFVEESEEETESSEDESEGDDEYESDDDEVEDQENEDDKDSDEEEEEEEEECMPLNSSQSSSATLEDGSMDLDKEPDDPNLMNLDEQDDIVSGVDDLSSPSASPTRIRSESSGIKSGNQRLFSINRKVFQFVKSLEFSEETSTMVLKFGWPVLKCPYFLDLLPLLKQEISQLVLRDSYGIRQSRIEFQTVDDKEEYTLHCDGTNLKRLFMLKDGIVDFNLIKMNDVATVLKYYGIEAARSCIVSELQKVFSVYGIKVNYRHLTLIADFMTQKGDVRTFTRYGMAKHTSPLLQMSFESTMKFLMQASQRGAYDNLKSPAGGLMAGKPVHVGSSLCRLMHVVDLKNNNSNKLVPFDDQYQF from the exons ATGAAGAACTACGAATCCACAGTGTCGACGGAAGTCAATGGATTGTCCTTTTCATTTCTGTCGAGTGCTGAAATAAAGTCGCTGTCGTGTTCTGAAATCAAAAATGCTGGGAGAATCGATCACGAATCTGCAGGAAAGTCCTGTATATATGATCCGTCCATGGGATCAACAGAGATCTACAGACTGTGCTCAACGTGTAACGAAATGACAAACTGTGATGGGCATTTAGGCCATATCAACTTCGCAATACCGCTGTTTCACCCAATGATGATTAATAGTCTTTGCAAACTACTAAAGGCG GTGTGTTTCTACTGCGGAAATTTGAGGTTGAAGCATAGAACGTTGGAGAAATTCACGGTGCTTTTTGAGGCTTCGCAATCAGAAAATATGCGGGACATGATTATATTAGATAAAATCCTAAGCATGAACGAAGAGA gagAGGAAAACGCGGCAGAGAGAGATAAAATAGTCAATTATCTTTTGCACAGATTGAAAAGAAGAGAACGCATGATGAATAAAAGGAATGGAAACAAAAGTGAATTTTTACATAATCATACAGAGATGAAGCATGATTCCAATATTTGGAATGAGATAAGAGATCGGTTTTTTAATGAAGCTGCACAATTGTGCGGATGTAGCTATTGTGAAGGGAAAGGCAAGGTGATGATAAAACCTTCATCTGATTTATCGTATATTGAAGTATCATGGCACCAAAAAGATAATCCACCCAAACTTattaaaagtttaaaacaatttattgAAGATGAGTATGGTGAACCTGACGCATATGAAAGATGGAAAGCCTTGAGGAGTGAacaaaatgataaaaatgaggaagaagaaaagATGCTTGAACTGGTAAATAAAGTCAGCGAGGATATCACTTCATCCTCACTTAAAAGCCTAAACCAAACAGGGAAGTCAGTAAACATGGTGCATTTACAATCATTCCACCTATTACCATATCTAGATGAATTGTTCAGAAAGGAGTCGGAATTTTTGAACCATTTGTTCCCACAATCAAGGTTACACggatataaaatattcttcATGGACTGCATGGGAGTGTCAGCCAACAGGTTCAGACCACCCTTAGTAACAGCAGATAAACAGATAGTACTACACTCGAGATCAACAGCACTACTAGACATAGTGATGACAAATGAGTTTGTAAAACTGTTGCTTcagtttaaatattatagcGAGGAAACAAACTCTAATGATAGTGCTAGTGATGCTAGTGAACAATTGAACGGAGTGAATAATGAAGTGAAACCGAAAGCAGGAAAACTGAGCCTGGTGGAATATCTGTCAAAAATGAACTATAAGATTGATGAGAAGCAATTGGAacaatttgataattaCCTAAAGGACTATAAGGACTTGAATGAAGCAATAAGAGACCAGATATTAAACTTGCAGAAGAAACTGTCATCATACATGGATAATGGTAACCCGAGACCGGGAATAAAACAGACAATGGAGCATAAAACTGGAACAGTGAGACAAAATATGCTAGGAAAGagagtaaattattcaGCACGTACAGTAATAGCACCCGACTGTTTTATAGATACAAACCAGATGGGAATGCCACTGAAGTTTGCATTGGAACTCACAGTTCCAGAATATGTAACTAAATATAACGTAAACTTTTTGAGAAAACTGGTTATAAATGGACCAAAGGTATACCCAGGAGCAAAGATGCTGAGAGACACTAACGGAAAGATTTACAATTTGTCAGCATTAACCTACAATGAAAGAGTTGCAAAAGCCAAATTACTGTTAGTAGGTTTATCAGAAGGAAATGCAACAAAGATAGTATACAGGCATATACTGGACGGAGATGTAGTATTAATGAACAGACAACCAACATTACATAAACCAGGAATTATGGCACACTTTGTAAAGATACTCACAAATCAGAAGATTTTCAGacttaactatgtaaacTGTAGCACATATAACGCAGATTTTGATGGAGATGAGATGAATGTCCACCTTCCACAAGATTACTTATCACAGTCAGAAGCACAGCTGATAGCAAATGCAGATTGCCAATTTGTAGTGCCAAAAAACGGCCAGCCAATAAGAGGGCTAATACAGGATCACTGTCAAGGAGGAGCTTTACTTACGAGCAGAGATACTTTTTTCACAAAATCTGAGTTCTTCAACCTGGTGTACTTGTCATTCAACTCATTTATAAGCACCAATTCGTTGATGTACCTGAGTAAGCAGGATTTACACTTTGTGGAAGAGGATATTAAACTAGATGTGCAATTGCATCAATTGGCGAAAAGACTAAAGGTTTTATCTGATCCGTTCTCACGTAAAATAACTAACAGAAACATTAAAATCCATCTAGACCAACCAGCAATTCTGTACCCAAAACAACTATACACGGGGAAACAG gtgATAACGTGTGTGTTGAAGACAttaattgataatatttctGTTGGACTAGGAGACGGTGAAGAAAACAATAAATACAGGGGAATTAACCTGCAATCTAAGTCACAAACACCAGGAGATGCGTGGGGAGGATCATATGACGGAGATAAGGAGGAATCGACGATTATAATTAGAAATTCGGAATTACTGCAAGGAGTGCTGGACAAATCGCAGTTTGGAGCAAGTTCATACGGTCTGACACACCTAATATACGAGCTGCTTGGCCCCAGAGTGTGTGGGATGCTGCTAAACAGCTTTTCGTACCTGTTTACGTCATTCTTGCAAATGAGAGGAGCTACGTGTAGTCCAAAGGATTTCTTGCTTACAGAGACTGCTGAATCTGAACGtaataaaatactaaaaaggataaaatatacGGGACTCCACTTGCAAGAGTTGTTTATATCACTGTCGAGAAATACGGATAATAGTCTCCCCAACACTAACGGTGGTCATAATGGATCGGTTAACGATAATCAAAAGTTATTGGATGAATTGGTATCTGATTTTAGGCCGTTTTATGATGCCGTTAAGAAGTATGTGTCAGACGTGAAACTTGGGAATTTAGATGGTTTAGATTCCTTTGGCTCATTTGTAGAGGTTCTTTTAACATTGTTTTCCTCAATTTCAAAGTGTAATGATAACAAAAATGTTGAAGAACCTGTTAAGAAATATATGTGTAAACTGATTGAAAGATGTTCAAAGGTGACTAAACTTAGGAATTTGCTCTTACAGTATTTTGCACATTTACCCCCTGACTCGAATTTGAATTTGGTTCAGCTGAAATTCCCAAATTGGCTGGCTCAGTATTCAGATGTGGATAAAACTGAACCTAAACAAGGTGATTCTACAGAATTATCAAGCACACTGAATAAAAATGGACTAACGAATGGCAATAATGGAGCAAATTATAAGTTGGGAGACTCATATAATACATGCATGaagttttataaaatgGTGTGTAATAGCCCAAGAGAGAATGACCTGCTCTCAACATTCGATAGGTTCTTCCAGAATAACATAGTCTCAGTGTCGAGTCATATTAACGAACTGGTGGATAACACAGTGGTTAAATTCCCAAGAAACGGATTTGCAACAATGGTGTCAACGGGAGCAAAGGGAAGTAAGGTTAACTTTGCAATGATATCCTGTGCACTATCGCAACAGACATTGGAAGGGAAGAGAGTGCCAGTGATGCCGTCAGTGAGAACATTGCCATGTTTTGCATTCGGAGATTTCGGATCAAGAGCAGGAGGATTTATTTCTGACCGTTTCCTAACAGGCCTGAGACCGCAAGAGTACTTTTTCCACTGTATGTCGGGAAGAGAAGGTTTAGTAGATACATGTGTTAAAACGGCAAAGTCGGGATACCTTCAAAGATGTGTTTTGAAGGCAATGGAGGATGTGATAGTGTGCTATGATTCAACAGTTAGAGATTCAAACTGTAACATAATACAATTTAAGTATGGAGAAGATGGAATTGATGTGTGCAAAAGCTCTTACCTGTCACAGTTACAAGACCTCCAAGTTAATGAGATATACCAGTGGTCAAATGATCCAAAAAATCTAAAATCCTCTGATCCCGATTCAATGGAGTTGGATGAAAAGGAAGATGGTTTGGATAATGGAGCAAGGTTGTATTTGAGAAATTGTGAAACTGGCACCTACAATAAAAGTTCTGAAACTgatagtaattttaaagctTACTACGAGAAGTGTAAATGTGAGCCAGGAGAAGCAGTAGGATGTATAGCAGGTCAGTCAATTGGAGAACCAGCAACTCAAATGACATTAAACACATTTCATCTGGCTGGACATGGTGCAGCAAATGTAACTCTGGGTATCCCCAGATTGATAGAAATCCTTCAAAACACTTCACACTGTTCCACACCCTATTTCTCAGTTCCAATTCTGGGAAAAAATGAAGATGAAATTGCTGAGAACGCTGAAAACGCCATAAATGCACTGAGGATGATTTACCTGTCAGACATTGTGCAATCAGTGGGTATGGAGACTAGCGTATACGTGAACAAGAACTCAGAGAAGGAGTGGGAGTACGTAGCAACGATACAATTTGACGATTTTAACCTGTTTAGGAAAGTAATTGGGCATTTTAATACAAGAGACATTGTTAAAGTGTGCTCATACAATTTACTTAGCTCGTTCATGAAAAGAGTTATGGGACAGATGATAGTGACAATGGACATCAATGTGCCATTTGAACTCTCAGATAAGACAGACCAGCTAGAGGAGTTTTGGAACATGTTTGTAATGCAGAAACAGATTGTGAAGAGGGATAAACTATCAACGAGAATTAGGAAAATGATATTAGCAAGTGGCTCATCCAATGATATTCCAAAGAAACGTGAGGCAGAAGATAGTTTAGAGTCTGAAGCTGATCTAATGGATAAATCCGACCATGATTCTCACGAAGAAATGGACGAAAGAGAAGAGAAGGATGAGTTTGTTGAAGAAAGTGAAGAAGAAACTGAAAGTTCAGAAGACGAATCAGAAGGTGATGACGAATATGAGTCTGATGATGATGAAGTAGAGGATCAGGAAAATGAAGATGACAAAGATTCTGATGAAGAGGAGGAGGAAGAGGAAGAAGAATGCATGCCTTTAAATTCGTCACAATCATCTTCTGCAACATTGGAAGACGGTTCTATGGATTTGGATAAGGAACCTGATGATCCTAATTTAATGAACCTAGATGAACAAGATGATATTGTGTCAGGAGTTGATGACTTAAGTTCACCATCTGCATCCCCAACCAGAATAAGGAGTGAAAGCTCAGGAATTAAATCAGGAAATCAAAGATTATTCTCAATTAATAgaaaag TTTTCCAATTTGTTAAATCGCTGGAATTTTCTGAGGAAACATCAACCATGGTTTTAAAGTTTGGCTGGCCCGTGTTAAAATGTCCATA CTTTTTGGATCTCCTACCACTGCTAAAGCAGGAAATATCACAGCTGGTATTGAGAGACTCGTATGGCATACGTCAATCTAGGATAGAATTTCAAACTGTAGACGACAAGGAAGAGTACACACTACACTGTGACGGGACTAACTTGAAGAGGCTTTTTATGCTGAAGGATGGAATTGTGGATTTCAACCTCATCAAGATGAACGACGTGGCTACCGTTCTCAAGTACTACGGAATTGAAGCTGCACGATCATGCATAGTTTCCGAACTCCAAAAGGTCTTTTCCGTTTACGGTATTAAAGTTAACTACAGACACCTCACATTAATAGCTGATTTCATGACTCAAAAAG GTGACGTTAGAACTTTTACAAGATATGGAATGGCAAAACACACTTCTCCTTTGCTGCAAATGTCCTTTGAGTCGACAATGAAGTTTCTTATGCAGGCTTCTCAGCGTGGTGCTTACGATAACCTGAAGTCGCCAGCAGGAGGCCTGATGGCTGGAAAACCAGTCCATGTAGGATCGAGTTTGTGTAGATTAATGCATGTTGTTGATTTGAAGAACAATAATAGCAATAAACTGGTTCCTTTTGACGATCAATACCAGTTTTAG